Proteins encoded in a region of the Streptomyces akebiae genome:
- a CDS encoding TIR-like protein FxsC, whose product MEREPYFFLSYARRDDRGSAFVRRFYDDLLAELGRLGADCSGQQPFLDIERIGLGMDWESALGSEIGHCRALVALCSPAYVNSPYCGKEWAAFESRLLRYREQTDIEVPALIPVLWVPLHNAMPPEISKYQYFEPPMGQEYLEQGLMGLLRSAPGGRAYRAVLELVAKRVHHVADLFRLPRAHGLDLGTVRSPFEGREPTGPGRRTTGHVRVFIAAGVTDPLPTGRQRHEYYGPSPLDWTPYHPPIHPTVAYRAQRVIIDEGCTSSLEVVDRGLGEKLDEAMHNNQTSVLLVDAWAARDSQYRAPLSDYDRQNHPVTGVLVPCHETDEESVDEKLWTDLQQVFRRNWMRRNDPYDPLFQVQVERQRFESRLARMVVVAQNRLMEQAVPRRLPAGPSAPPMPGLNVPYTPPPSSDDPTEPPGRTPPQKDQDDEL is encoded by the coding sequence TTGGAGCGAGAGCCGTACTTTTTCCTCAGCTACGCGCGCCGGGACGACCGGGGTAGCGCCTTCGTGCGTCGTTTCTACGACGATCTGTTGGCGGAGCTGGGCCGCCTGGGTGCGGACTGCAGCGGACAACAGCCGTTCCTCGACATCGAGCGGATCGGCCTGGGCATGGACTGGGAGAGCGCGCTCGGCAGCGAGATCGGGCACTGTCGGGCCCTGGTGGCCCTCTGCTCGCCCGCTTATGTCAACAGTCCCTACTGCGGCAAGGAATGGGCCGCCTTCGAATCCCGGCTGCTGAGGTATCGCGAGCAGACCGACATCGAGGTACCGGCGCTCATACCGGTCCTGTGGGTCCCCCTGCACAACGCGATGCCGCCGGAGATCAGCAAGTACCAGTACTTCGAACCGCCGATGGGTCAGGAGTACCTGGAGCAGGGGCTGATGGGACTGTTGCGTTCCGCTCCGGGCGGCCGCGCCTACCGCGCCGTCCTGGAACTCGTCGCGAAGCGGGTGCACCACGTCGCCGATCTCTTCCGGCTGCCCCGCGCGCATGGCCTCGACCTGGGGACCGTGCGCAGCCCCTTCGAAGGGCGGGAACCCACGGGCCCGGGGAGACGCACCACGGGTCACGTCCGCGTGTTCATCGCCGCGGGCGTCACCGATCCCCTGCCCACGGGCCGGCAGCGGCACGAGTACTACGGGCCCTCACCGCTCGACTGGACGCCGTACCATCCGCCGATCCATCCCACCGTGGCCTACCGGGCTCAGCGTGTGATCATCGACGAGGGGTGCACGAGCAGCCTGGAAGTCGTCGACCGCGGCCTCGGCGAGAAGCTCGACGAGGCCATGCACAACAACCAGACATCCGTGCTGCTGGTCGACGCGTGGGCCGCCCGGGACAGCCAGTACCGCGCTCCGCTGTCCGACTACGACCGGCAGAACCATCCGGTCACCGGCGTACTCGTCCCGTGTCACGAGACGGACGAGGAATCCGTCGACGAGAAGCTGTGGACCGATCTCCAGCAGGTCTTCAGACGCAACTGGATGCGGCGCAACGACCCCTACGACCCGCTGTTCCAGGTCCAGGTCGAAAGACAACGGTTCGAGAGCAGGCTGGCCCGCATGGTGGTGGTCGCCCAGAACCGTCTCATGGAGCAGGCCGTGCCACGCCGACTGCCCGCCGGGCCGTCGGCACCGCCCATGCCGGGACTCAACGTCCCGTACACGCCGCCCCCCAGCAGCGACGATCCGACCGAGCCGCCGGGTCGTACGCCCCCGCAGAAGGATCAGGACGATGAGCTCTGA
- the fxsT gene encoding FxSxx-COOH system tetratricopeptide repeat protein, producing the protein MSSETEAQDTGRIVTFYSYKGGTGRTMALVNVGWIMASNGKRVLLVDWDLEAPGLHRYLRPFLLDPKLRDTDGLINMVNSFVGHVIRPGEPLEPGAGTTVMSDDELRSHARLGPRTTGLDLRFPAGGRLDFLPAGRMSPSYSADVTSFNWRAFYERLGGGSFLQVLREEMKASYDYVLLDSRTGVSDISGICTTVMPDVLVDGFVLNHQSIEGGLDIAQSVASEVRHPVRILPVPMRVEDGEQELLEWGRDMARAEFGPFLSWLDESEQDQYWGEVEVPYKKYYAYAEIPATVRDRPSQPGNLLAAFERLTSWITDGRVRSLVPHPEEERQRMRAAYLDPRTSWPRIHVSYASADRMWAEWIAARLEVIGYQVSLHSTAEPGTGTLPEVAPVLQGRGRMLALLSPEYMVQRRAQEVWKQLRGLESADRALLAVRVQEFETTARAPFRGRFAADLTHCTPEEAEAQLLAVVGPVRRARVPGSVAPAPDSPAPPFPGTSPSVQRVPSRNVSFTGRGFLLERLRNGFTSGNTTQVLYGLGGVGKTQIAQEYAHRFKAAYDVVWWVTAAQPGLIRPALADLAPRLGLEVGEDVGSTAESVLRALRRGEPFDRWLLVYDNAGRPEQLAAFIPTGPPGGHVLLTSRDRTWVNDAGLVEVEVFQRQESTDLLHRLNTGLTASDAEEVARELGDLPLAVAQAAVWLSESSMPVATYLALLKDRLTEVLQTTQLPERDYPRSAAATWNLAVDELRRVNQAAAEMLEICSFFGPDPIPLRLLYSKAVTKALTLPSGEPRDEMAVAQLVRTINRFGLAKSDQSSATLTVHRLVQAVIRDQVDDARKPQARGVVHAALVDADPGDPDVPADWDRYAELLPHLRPSLAAESPDPEVRKWVTDSVRYLWKRGLRADGQELAERTLARWKTCGIGHPDDPQTLMLRIQLGNVLRSRGRLEKAYEIDRDTFERFHRTKGPDYAHTLAAAGNVAADLRALGRYVEARELDRQTLDGALRTLGDDHPRTLMYTSNLGMSEYLAGDRRAALDLHELAYRQQSEARGRDNFYALLFASNYARDLRETGSLREALELLRNTVQLYEQTLGDGHMETLRTRRNLAVALRRAGDYEQARKIDEDIHSRYVEAHGTEHTDTLAAACGLACDLAALGEPQRARQLAERAMDRYSTYLGPEHPVTLACATNLSVYRRLTGSADSACELSHMALHQMSRIVGESHPYSLSCMINHANDLALAGNLEQAVEWDRRARRYFLDILGPDHYDAISITSNLGLSLRAIGRTEEAGQLAEEAARRARDKLGEAHPTTRTILSGKRLDSDIEPPTT; encoded by the coding sequence ATGAGCTCTGAGACCGAGGCTCAGGACACCGGCCGGATAGTCACCTTCTACTCGTACAAGGGTGGCACGGGCCGCACGATGGCCCTCGTCAACGTCGGTTGGATCATGGCCAGTAACGGCAAGCGGGTGCTCCTGGTCGACTGGGACCTCGAGGCCCCCGGACTGCACCGGTATCTGCGCCCCTTCCTCCTCGACCCGAAGCTGCGGGACACCGACGGCCTGATCAACATGGTGAACTCCTTCGTCGGACACGTGATACGGCCCGGGGAACCGCTGGAACCCGGCGCCGGGACCACCGTGATGAGTGACGACGAACTGCGTTCCCACGCTCGGCTCGGCCCTCGCACCACCGGCCTGGACCTGCGCTTCCCCGCGGGCGGCCGGCTCGACTTCCTGCCCGCCGGGCGGATGTCCCCCTCGTACTCCGCAGACGTCACCAGCTTCAACTGGCGCGCGTTCTACGAGCGTCTGGGTGGCGGCTCCTTCCTTCAGGTGCTGCGGGAGGAGATGAAGGCCTCGTACGACTACGTCCTCCTCGACAGCCGCACCGGCGTCAGCGACATCTCGGGGATCTGCACCACCGTCATGCCGGACGTCCTCGTCGACGGGTTCGTGCTGAACCACCAGAGCATCGAAGGCGGCCTGGACATCGCGCAGTCGGTGGCCTCGGAGGTGCGCCACCCCGTACGCATCCTCCCCGTCCCCATGCGGGTCGAGGACGGCGAACAGGAGCTGCTCGAATGGGGCCGGGACATGGCGCGTGCCGAGTTCGGACCGTTCCTCTCCTGGCTGGACGAATCGGAGCAGGACCAGTACTGGGGAGAGGTCGAGGTCCCCTACAAGAAGTACTACGCCTACGCCGAGATCCCGGCCACGGTCCGCGACCGGCCCTCCCAGCCGGGCAACCTGCTCGCGGCGTTCGAGCGGCTCACCTCGTGGATCACCGACGGCCGGGTACGGTCCCTCGTCCCTCATCCGGAGGAGGAGCGGCAGCGGATGCGTGCCGCCTACCTCGACCCCAGGACGTCGTGGCCGCGCATCCACGTCAGCTACGCCTCGGCCGACCGGATGTGGGCGGAATGGATCGCGGCCAGGCTGGAGGTCATCGGATACCAGGTCTCGCTGCACAGCACCGCCGAACCGGGCACGGGGACGTTGCCCGAGGTCGCCCCCGTACTGCAGGGGCGCGGACGGATGCTCGCCCTGCTCTCCCCCGAGTACATGGTGCAGCGGCGTGCACAGGAGGTCTGGAAGCAGTTGCGAGGTCTTGAGAGCGCCGACAGAGCACTGCTGGCGGTGCGCGTCCAGGAGTTCGAGACCACTGCCCGGGCCCCCTTCCGGGGACGGTTCGCCGCCGACCTCACCCACTGCACCCCCGAGGAGGCGGAGGCCCAGCTGCTGGCGGTCGTCGGCCCGGTCCGCCGCGCCCGCGTCCCGGGCAGCGTCGCACCGGCTCCCGACTCACCCGCCCCGCCGTTTCCCGGCACGTCCCCCTCGGTACAGCGCGTTCCCTCCAGGAACGTGTCCTTCACCGGCCGGGGCTTTCTGCTGGAGCGGCTGCGCAACGGCTTCACCTCCGGCAACACGACACAGGTCCTCTACGGACTGGGCGGGGTAGGAAAGACGCAAATAGCTCAGGAATACGCACATCGCTTCAAAGCGGCCTATGACGTGGTCTGGTGGGTCACCGCCGCGCAACCCGGTCTGATCCGCCCCGCCCTTGCCGATCTCGCGCCGCGTCTCGGCCTGGAGGTCGGCGAGGACGTGGGGAGCACCGCGGAGTCGGTGCTCAGGGCGTTGCGACGGGGGGAGCCCTTCGACCGCTGGCTCCTGGTCTACGACAACGCCGGACGTCCCGAACAGCTCGCGGCGTTCATCCCGACCGGGCCGCCCGGTGGGCACGTCCTCCTCACGTCCCGCGACCGGACCTGGGTGAACGACGCGGGACTGGTCGAGGTCGAGGTGTTCCAGCGTCAGGAGAGCACCGACCTGCTGCACCGCCTCAACACCGGGCTCACGGCCTCCGACGCCGAGGAGGTGGCCAGGGAACTGGGCGACCTGCCGCTGGCCGTCGCCCAGGCCGCTGTCTGGCTGAGCGAGAGCAGTATGCCGGTGGCCACCTATCTGGCACTGCTCAAGGACCGCCTCACCGAGGTGTTGCAGACGACCCAGTTACCCGAGCGGGACTATCCCCGCTCGGCCGCGGCGACCTGGAACCTGGCGGTGGACGAACTGCGCCGGGTCAACCAGGCGGCGGCCGAGATGCTGGAGATCTGCTCCTTCTTCGGACCCGACCCCATTCCGTTGCGACTCCTCTACAGCAAGGCCGTCACCAAGGCGCTGACCCTGCCGTCGGGTGAGCCGCGCGACGAGATGGCGGTCGCCCAACTGGTGCGTACGATCAATCGGTTCGGCCTGGCCAAGAGCGATCAGAGCAGCGCGACCCTCACGGTCCACCGGCTGGTGCAGGCGGTCATCCGCGACCAGGTCGACGACGCGCGCAAACCACAGGCCCGGGGTGTGGTGCACGCCGCGCTGGTGGACGCCGATCCGGGCGACCCCGACGTCCCCGCGGACTGGGATCGTTACGCGGAACTGCTGCCCCATCTGCGGCCCAGCCTGGCGGCCGAGAGCCCGGATCCCGAAGTGCGCAAGTGGGTCACCGATTCCGTGCGTTATCTGTGGAAACGCGGCCTGCGCGCAGACGGCCAGGAGCTCGCGGAACGCACACTGGCCCGCTGGAAGACGTGCGGCATCGGCCACCCCGACGACCCCCAGACCCTGATGCTGCGCATCCAGCTCGGCAACGTGCTTCGCTCCAGGGGGCGGCTGGAGAAGGCGTACGAGATCGACCGGGACACCTTCGAGCGGTTCCACCGCACCAAGGGGCCGGACTACGCGCACACGCTCGCGGCCGCCGGGAACGTCGCCGCCGACCTGCGTGCGCTGGGCCGCTACGTGGAGGCCCGGGAACTCGACCGCCAGACCCTCGACGGAGCCCTGCGGACCCTGGGAGACGACCACCCGCGCACCCTCATGTACACCAGCAACCTGGGTATGTCGGAGTACCTCGCGGGTGATCGCCGGGCGGCCCTCGATCTCCACGAACTCGCCTACCGACAGCAGAGCGAGGCGCGCGGCCGGGACAACTTCTACGCCCTGCTGTTCGCCAGCAACTACGCTCGGGACCTGCGCGAGACGGGGAGTCTGAGGGAGGCCCTGGAGCTGCTGCGCAACACCGTCCAGTTGTACGAACAGACCCTCGGCGACGGTCACATGGAGACGCTGAGGACGCGCCGCAACCTCGCCGTGGCCCTGCGCCGGGCCGGTGACTACGAACAGGCGAGGAAGATCGACGAGGACATCCACTCCCGTTACGTCGAGGCGCACGGCACGGAGCACACGGACACGCTCGCCGCGGCCTGCGGTCTCGCCTGTGACCTGGCCGCGCTCGGGGAGCCGCAGCGGGCACGGCAGCTGGCCGAGCGGGCGATGGACCGCTACAGCACCTACCTGGGGCCGGAACACCCCGTCACGCTCGCCTGTGCCACCAACCTATCGGTCTACCGGCGGTTGACCGGCAGTGCGGACTCCGCATGCGAGCTGTCCCACATGGCTCTGCACCAGATGTCACGGATCGTCGGGGAGAGTCACCCGTACAGCCTCAGCTGCATGATCAATCACGCGAACGACCTCGCTCTGGCCGGCAACCTGGAACAGGCGGTCGAGTGGGACCGGCGTGCGCGGCGGTACTTCCTCGACATCCTGGGCCCGGACCACTACGACGCCATCAGCATCACCTCCAACCTGGGCCTGAGCCTGCGGGCGATCGGCCGTACGGAGGAGGCAGGGCAGTTGGCGGAGGAGGCGGCGCGCAGGGCCCGGGACAAGCTGGGCGAGGCACACCCCACGACCCGGACGATACTGTCCGGAAAACGACTCGACTCCGACATCGAACCACCGACCACCTGA
- a CDS encoding FxsB family cyclophane-forming radical SAM/SPASM peptide maturase: MPMSATNAPPAAPDSGTESVPFRQFLLKIHSRCNLACTYCYMYEAADQSWRQRPRSMAPATVRRAARLMAEHAAEHGLSEVHVVLHGGEPLLVGPEHLERLLGTVADALDGIAAPRFTLQTNGIRLAEDPRLLPVLDAHGVRIGVSLDGTPAGHDRHRRRADGRGSHAATTRALELLTDPAHRHLFAGLLCVIDPTTDPLETYDALLRFAPPRLDLLLPHGTWQAPPPGLAARTSPPSMPPAPGATPGATPYADWLRPVFDRWYGAPSRETGIRLFEEIMVLLLGGTARSEVVGLTPIDLVVVETDGAIEQADSLKVSYPGAPETGLHVLRDTFADAAAHPAFRARQRGLNGLGPVCRSCSRSRVCGGGLYAHRYSPGATPVFSAPSVYCDDLAVLVDHIGTRLRRDVAALTAPRRKASR, from the coding sequence ATGCCGATGTCCGCCACCAACGCCCCGCCCGCCGCACCGGACAGCGGGACGGAGTCCGTGCCCTTCCGGCAGTTCCTGCTGAAGATCCACAGCCGGTGCAACCTGGCCTGTACGTACTGCTACATGTACGAGGCGGCCGACCAGAGTTGGCGGCAACGTCCCAGGAGCATGGCGCCGGCGACGGTTCGGCGGGCGGCGCGGCTGATGGCCGAACACGCCGCGGAGCACGGACTGTCCGAGGTGCACGTGGTGTTGCACGGCGGCGAGCCGCTGCTGGTCGGACCGGAGCACCTGGAAAGGCTCCTCGGGACGGTCGCGGACGCCCTGGACGGGATCGCCGCACCTCGCTTCACCCTGCAGACCAACGGCATCCGGCTCGCCGAGGACCCGCGGCTGCTCCCCGTTCTCGACGCTCACGGGGTCCGGATCGGGGTGAGCCTGGACGGCACCCCGGCCGGGCACGACCGGCACCGGAGGCGGGCCGACGGGCGGGGCAGTCACGCCGCCACCACCCGCGCGCTCGAACTGCTGACGGACCCGGCCCACCGGCACCTGTTCGCCGGCCTGTTGTGCGTGATCGACCCCACCACCGACCCGCTGGAGACGTACGACGCGCTCCTGCGGTTCGCTCCGCCCCGGCTGGATCTCTTACTCCCGCACGGGACCTGGCAGGCTCCGCCCCCCGGGCTCGCCGCACGGACGTCCCCGCCGTCGATGCCACCCGCGCCGGGCGCGACCCCGGGTGCCACCCCGTACGCCGACTGGCTGCGCCCGGTCTTCGACCGCTGGTACGGCGCCCCGAGCCGGGAGACCGGCATCCGCCTGTTCGAGGAGATCATGGTGCTGCTGCTCGGCGGTACCGCCCGCAGCGAGGTCGTCGGTCTCACACCCATCGACCTCGTCGTCGTGGAGACCGACGGGGCGATCGAGCAGGCCGACTCGCTCAAGGTGAGCTATCCCGGGGCGCCCGAGACCGGGCTGCACGTGTTGCGCGACACCTTCGCCGACGCCGCCGCGCATCCCGCCTTCCGCGCCCGGCAGCGCGGGTTGAATGGGCTCGGGCCGGTCTGCCGCTCCTGCTCCCGCTCCCGCGTGTGCGGCGGCGGCCTGTACGCCCACAGATACTCGCCCGGAGCCACCCCGGTCTTCTCGGCTCCCTCCGTGTACTGCGACGACCTGGCGGTACTGGTCGACCACATCGGAACCCGGCTGCGCCGGGACGTCGCCGCGCTGACCGCGCCCCGGCGGAAGGCGTCCCGATGA
- a CDS encoding AAC(3) family N-acetyltransferase has product MRAATGQGAGVAPRPRQDLVPHTVPALVFKALARARGGATAVDLLRNGQLSKRMLMVRALRRAADGHPEEGIAEAAYRALVELNRRDRATWHEVMLHPYLDEGLTRALTALDRGLPTDLRWLEQLTADPGRRAWHRVDALCDGTALELRLADHGPFREAHGHELADPLTAGQAQEWTQALRAAWTVLVRRHPWHAQTIAAGLTTVVPLRPNPDGTEVSSAARRAFGAVASSLPDDPVLLALTLVHEFLHVQLGALLDLLPLHGPPTDARYHAPWRPDPRPAGALLQGTYAHLGVTDFWRTEVASGTGNERARREYDTWREHTDTAAGTLLESGELLPAGERFVTELREAVRRRSVPAGTLRGRADLVHDLRGLGLRAGDTVLVHSALSTVGPVSNGAETMVSALSEVLGPGGTLVMYTPAPDDARARTPAPAAYTAPGFGVGVLAETVRARPAALRSAHPRSSFTALGAQADYITSDHSPDCSLGEESPLGRLEKLGARVLLLGIGFEACTAFHLAEYRVPSRLAGLPEGADPHLDSSPFAALGAAFEATGAVRSGRVGHAHCRLFDFADAVAFAVGRLADRADGADRADGADGADRE; this is encoded by the coding sequence ATGAGAGCGGCGACGGGGCAGGGGGCCGGTGTCGCACCACGCCCCCGCCAGGATCTCGTCCCGCACACCGTGCCCGCCCTCGTCTTCAAGGCCCTGGCCCGCGCCCGCGGCGGTGCGACCGCCGTGGACCTGTTGCGGAACGGGCAACTGAGCAAACGCATGCTGATGGTGCGGGCCCTGCGCCGGGCGGCGGACGGGCATCCGGAGGAGGGCATCGCCGAAGCGGCGTACCGCGCCCTGGTCGAACTGAACCGACGGGACCGCGCGACATGGCACGAGGTCATGCTGCACCCCTACCTGGACGAGGGACTGACCCGGGCCCTCACCGCGCTGGACCGCGGACTGCCCACTGATCTGCGGTGGTTGGAACAACTGACGGCGGATCCGGGTCGGCGGGCATGGCATCGCGTCGACGCCCTCTGTGACGGCACGGCACTCGAACTGCGGCTCGCCGACCACGGCCCCTTCCGTGAGGCGCACGGTCACGAACTCGCCGACCCGCTCACCGCCGGGCAGGCACAGGAGTGGACACAAGCGCTGCGTGCCGCCTGGACCGTGCTCGTGCGGCGGCACCCCTGGCACGCGCAGACCATCGCCGCCGGCCTGACCACCGTGGTCCCGCTGCGCCCCAACCCCGATGGCACCGAGGTGAGTTCGGCGGCCCGGCGGGCCTTCGGTGCCGTCGCCTCCTCCCTCCCCGACGACCCGGTGCTCCTCGCACTGACCCTCGTGCACGAGTTTCTGCACGTCCAACTCGGTGCACTGCTCGACCTGTTGCCGCTGCACGGCCCACCGACGGACGCCCGCTACCACGCCCCGTGGCGGCCCGATCCGCGACCGGCCGGAGCGCTGCTGCAGGGGACGTACGCGCATCTGGGCGTGACGGACTTCTGGCGCACCGAAGTCGCCTCCGGGACGGGAAACGAGCGTGCCCGACGCGAGTACGACACCTGGCGCGAGCACACCGACACCGCAGCCGGCACGCTCCTCGAAAGCGGCGAACTCCTGCCCGCGGGCGAGCGGTTCGTGACGGAACTGCGTGAGGCCGTACGTCGCCGGTCCGTGCCCGCGGGGACGCTGCGAGGCAGAGCGGACCTCGTGCATGACCTTCGCGGACTGGGGCTCCGGGCCGGCGACACCGTCCTCGTGCATTCCGCCCTGAGTACGGTCGGGCCCGTCTCCAACGGCGCCGAGACCATGGTGAGCGCGCTGTCCGAAGTCCTCGGACCCGGCGGGACGCTCGTGATGTACACCCCGGCACCCGACGACGCCCGCGCCCGGACGCCCGCGCCCGCCGCGTACACCGCACCGGGTTTCGGCGTCGGTGTCCTGGCCGAGACGGTACGGGCCCGGCCCGCCGCCCTGCGCAGCGCTCATCCGCGGAGTTCCTTCACGGCGCTGGGCGCCCAGGCGGACTACATCACCTCCGACCACTCCCCCGACTGCTCCCTGGGCGAGGAGTCACCGCTGGGCAGACTGGAGAAGCTCGGCGCCCGGGTGCTGTTGCTGGGGATCGGTTTCGAGGCGTGCACCGCGTTCCACCTGGCGGAGTACCGCGTCCCGAGCCGTCTCGCGGGCCTGCCCGAAGGCGCCGACCCACACCTGGACTCCTCCCCGTTCGCAGCGCTGGGGGCCGCCTTCGAGGCGACCGGGGCGGTGCGCTCCGGCCGGGTCGGCCATGCCCACTGCCGCCTGTTCGACTTCGCTGACGCCGTCGCGTTCGCCGTGGGGCGGCTGGCGGACAGGGCCGACGGGGCAGACAGGGCCGACGGGGCCGACGGGGCCGACAGAGAGTGA
- a CDS encoding SDR family oxidoreductase, with protein MTAIKGAGVFVTGGSRGIGKMLVEELYARGAGKVYATARDPRTVTHPDAVPLALEVTDPASVAAAAEQAQDVTILINNAGASVRASYLNSPMEDVRRDLETNFYGPLLVTRAFVPVIERNGGGHILNAHSALSWLADGTPYGASKAALWSQTNSLRLELQPRGIAVTGLHMAYVDTDMTSGVDAPKADPRDIALAALDGIEAGAHEVLADDTTRWVKSQLSADLEAMYAQLAK; from the coding sequence ATGACAGCAATCAAGGGCGCCGGCGTCTTCGTCACCGGAGGCAGCCGTGGCATCGGCAAGATGCTGGTCGAGGAGCTCTATGCGCGTGGGGCAGGCAAGGTCTATGCCACGGCCCGTGACCCGCGCACGGTGACCCACCCCGATGCCGTTCCGCTGGCGCTCGAGGTCACCGACCCGGCATCCGTGGCAGCCGCCGCCGAGCAGGCCCAGGACGTCACCATCCTGATCAACAACGCCGGGGCCTCCGTCCGCGCTTCGTACCTCAACTCCCCGATGGAGGATGTGCGCCGGGATCTGGAGACCAACTTCTACGGGCCGCTGCTGGTCACCCGGGCCTTCGTGCCGGTCATCGAGCGCAACGGCGGGGGTCACATCCTCAACGCCCACTCTGCTCTGTCCTGGCTGGCCGACGGCACGCCCTACGGCGCCTCCAAGGCCGCTTTGTGGTCGCAGACCAACTCCCTGCGCCTGGAGCTGCAGCCGCGCGGCATCGCGGTGACCGGGCTCCACATGGCCTACGTGGACACCGACATGACCTCGGGCGTCGACGCGCCCAAAGCGGACCCCCGCGACATCGCCTTGGCCGCACTCGACGGCATCGAGGCGGGAGCACACGAGGTGCTGGCCGACGACACCACCCGCTGGGTCAAGTCGCAGCTCTCCGCCGACCTGGAAGCCATGTACGCCCAGCTGGCGAAGTAG
- a CDS encoding CocE/NonD family hydrolase — protein sequence MTEIQIELDVPAEMREGTVLRADVYRPGGTGPWPVLLSRLPYGKQTPMMGVVLDPLAAARHGFMVVLQDTRGRFASEGEWEPFTYEESDGYDTVRWAATLPGSNGSVGMIGGSYFGNTQWMAALSKPPELKAIAPMITWSDPDDGLWTRGGAIELGLSVPWSLLQGADTLMRRHSTDLDGLVNGITGLVQDFDGLASGGYGELPAGRFPAFARHDLPELGHERSRREPEWAASCTVAGRHGEIDLPTFQVGGWFDTFGQGTLDNFTAMRRAGRSATLVMGPWAHTNWRHVVGDVNFGFAANSDYMGMRGRLHDLQFDWFQRTIGDGEAPEPDTGEVLLFVMGINQWREETEWPLSRAVDTDFHLRADGRLTQEPPSTAEQAEEFTYDPMDPVPTAGGALLMGGGLLNTDEFRPGPLDQTAVEARKDVLVFTTEPLEDDVEVTGRVRAVLFAATDGPSTDWVARLCDVDEMGVSRNVADGIVRVRAATPGEAAEHVVDLWSTSIVFRAGHRIRVQVTSSNFPRWDRNLNTGEPEEIATTARVARQQVFHDPARPSRIVLPVVPVP from the coding sequence ATGACGGAGATCCAGATCGAGCTCGACGTTCCGGCCGAGATGCGTGAGGGCACGGTGCTGCGCGCGGATGTCTACCGGCCCGGTGGTACGGGACCGTGGCCGGTGCTGCTGAGCCGGCTGCCGTACGGCAAGCAGACGCCCATGATGGGCGTCGTACTCGATCCTCTGGCGGCGGCCAGGCACGGATTCATGGTGGTCCTCCAGGACACCCGTGGCCGGTTCGCCTCCGAGGGGGAGTGGGAGCCGTTCACGTATGAGGAGAGCGACGGTTACGACACCGTACGGTGGGCCGCCACCCTCCCCGGCTCCAACGGCTCCGTCGGCATGATCGGCGGCAGTTACTTCGGCAACACCCAGTGGATGGCGGCGCTGTCGAAGCCGCCGGAGCTGAAGGCCATCGCGCCGATGATCACCTGGTCCGACCCGGACGACGGGCTGTGGACGCGTGGCGGTGCGATCGAGCTCGGCCTCAGCGTGCCCTGGTCGCTCCTGCAGGGTGCCGACACCCTGATGCGCCGTCACTCCACCGACCTCGACGGGCTCGTGAACGGCATCACCGGGCTCGTGCAGGATTTCGACGGCCTGGCGAGCGGCGGTTACGGGGAGCTGCCCGCCGGGCGGTTTCCCGCGTTCGCCCGGCACGACCTGCCCGAGCTGGGCCACGAGCGTTCCCGGCGCGAGCCCGAGTGGGCGGCGTCCTGCACCGTCGCGGGCCGGCACGGCGAGATCGATCTGCCCACCTTCCAGGTCGGCGGCTGGTTCGACACCTTCGGCCAGGGCACGCTCGACAACTTCACCGCCATGCGCCGCGCCGGCCGGTCCGCCACGCTGGTCATGGGCCCGTGGGCGCACACCAACTGGCGGCACGTGGTCGGTGACGTCAACTTCGGGTTCGCCGCGAACTCCGACTACATGGGCATGCGCGGACGCCTGCACGACCTGCAGTTCGACTGGTTCCAGCGCACGATCGGCGACGGCGAGGCTCCGGAGCCGGACACGGGCGAGGTGCTGCTGTTCGTCATGGGGATCAACCAGTGGCGCGAGGAGACGGAATGGCCCCTGTCGCGCGCCGTGGACACGGACTTCCACCTGCGCGCCGACGGACGCCTGACGCAGGAGCCGCCGTCCACCGCCGAGCAGGCCGAGGAGTTCACCTACGACCCCATGGATCCGGTGCCGACCGCCGGCGGCGCGCTCCTCATGGGTGGCGGGCTCCTGAACACCGACGAGTTCCGTCCCGGGCCGCTCGACCAAACGGCCGTGGAGGCGCGCAAGGACGTTCTGGTCTTCACCACCGAACCGCTTGAAGATGACGTGGAGGTGACGGGCCGGGTCCGGGCGGTGCTCTTCGCGGCCACGGACGGACCCTCGACCGACTGGGTGGCCCGCCTGTGCGACGTCGATGAGATGGGCGTCTCCCGTAATGTGGCCGACGGCATCGTGCGGGTACGCGCGGCGACACCGGGCGAGGCGGCCGAGCACGTCGTGGACCTGTGGTCGACCAGCATCGTCTTCCGCGCGGGACACCGCATACGGGTCCAGGTCACCTCCAGCAACTTCCCCCGCTGGGACCGCAATCTCAACACGGGCGAACCCGAGGAGATCGCGACCACGGCCCGAGTGGCCCGGCAGCAGGTCTTCCACGACCCCGCCCGACCCTCCCGCATCGTCCTGCCGGTGGTTCCGGTCCCATAA